The nucleotide window TTCGACTCGCTGATCGGCTGGGAGCCGTTCCGGGCCGGGCAGTTCGGGGTGCGCCACTTCGCCACCATCGCACTGAACCCCAAGGAGGCCAACGACCCGCGCTGCCGTCCGGTCCTCGACCTGCTGCCCCGCTACCTGGACAAGGACGCGGTGGTGGCGGTCGGCGAGATCGGGTACGACTCGATGACGCCCGAGGAGGACGAGGCGTTCGCTGCCCAACTCGCCCTCGCTGTGGCGTACGAGCTGCCGGCGCTGGTGCACACCCCGCACCGGGACAAGGCGCGCGGCTGCGAACGAACCCTCGCCGTGGTCGCCGAATCCGGCATCGACGCGGGCCGGGTGGTGGTCGACCACCTCAACGAGGTGACAGTCAAGCTGGTCCGCGACAGCGGCTGCTGGCTGGGCTTCTCCATCTACCCGGACACCAAGATGACGCCGCAGCGAATGGTGGAGTTGCTGCGGGAGTACGGCACGGAACGGATGCTGGTCAACTCGGCAGCCGACTGGGGACGCTCCGACCCGCTGCTGACCCGGGCCACCGGCGAGGCGATGCTCGCGGCCGGCTTCAGCGACGACGACGTCGACAAGGTGCTGTGGCGAAACCCGGTGGAGTTCTACGGGCAGTCGGGGCGGCTCGACCTCAGCGACCTGGACGTCGCCGCCGCCGTGGACCCGCAGACCGGCAACTCGATCCTGCGCGGCGGCAGCTGATGCGGCTGCGACATGCCGGCGGCGAGACCGTCCACCTCGGCTACTGCACAAACGTGCACCCCGCCGAGGACCTCGCTGGCATCCTCGGTCAACTGGACACCTACGCGGTGCCGGTCCGCGAGGCGCTCGGCAGTGACCTGCTCGGGCTCGGCCTGTGGCTGGCCGCCCCGGTCGCCGCCGAGCTGGCCGCCGACCCGACGCTCCGCCGCCGGTTGCGCACCGAGCTGGACGCACGCGGGCTGGAGGTGGTCACCCTCAACGGCTTCCCGTACGCGGCCTTCCAGGCCCCCGTGGTCAAGCAGGACGTGTACCACCCGGACTGGACCACCGAGCAGCGCCTGACGTACACGCTGAACCTGGCCCGGGTGCTCGCGGACCTGCTGCCCGACGACGCCGCCCGGGGCTCGATCTCCACCCTGCCGCTGGCCTGGCGGCAACCATGGGACACCGACCGGGCCGACGCGGCCCGACGCCGGCTGGACCAACTGGCCGCCGGCCTGGCCACGGTGCAGCGGGACACCGGCCGCGAGGTGCGGATTGCCTTCGAGCCGGAGCCCGGCTGTGTCGTGGAGAGCACCAGCCAGGCCGCCGAGCTGCTGTCCGGGATGGACACCGACCGGCTGGGCGTCTGCCTCGACCTGGCCCACCTGGCCTGCGCCTGGGAAGAGCCCGCCGAGGCGCTGGACCGACTGCGGACGGCCGGACTGCCCGTGGTGAAGGTGCAGGTGTCGGCCGCCGTCGAGGCCGCCGACCCGGAGGGTGGGGCCGAGGCGTTGCGCCGCTGGGTGGAGCCCCGCTTCCTGCACCAGACCCGGGGCGCCGGTTGCGCCGGTCTGGCCGACCCGGCCGACCCGACGTACGCGGCCGACGACCTGGACGAGGCCCTGGACAAGGCGCTACCCGGCCCGTGGCGGGTGCATTACCACGTGCCCCTGCACGCCCCACCCGAGGAACCGCTCGGCTCGACCCTGCCGGTCCTCCGCGCGGCCCTGAGAGCGCTCTTCGACGGCCCGACCGCAGGCTGCGACCACCTCGACGTCGAGACGTACACCTGGGGGGTGCTGCCGGCCGCACGACGGCCCGGCACCGACGCGGAGCTGGCCGCCGGCATCGCCGCGGAGCTGGCCTTCGCCCGAGACGAACTGGTCGGCCTCGGCCTGACCACAGAGCGAACCGTGAGCATGGGGGTGACGCGATGAGCAGGCGACTGGTGGTCCTCGACGTGGTGGGGTTGACACCACGACTACTGGCGCACATGCCTCGACTGCGGGGTGTCGCCGACGGCGGCTTCCGGGCCGAGCTGGGCACCGTGCTGCCCGCCGTGACCTGCTCGGTGCAGTCCACCTTCCTCACCGGCGAGCCGCCCAGTGGGCACGGCATCGTCGGCAACGGGTGGTATTTCCGGGACCTGGGCGAGGTGTTGCTGTGGCGGCAGCACAACGCGCTGGTCGGCGGGGACAAGCTGTGGCAGGCCGCCCGTCGGGCCGAGCCCGGCTACACAGTCGCCAACGTCTGCTGGTGGTACGCCATGGGCGCGGACGTCAACTGGACGGTGACGCCCCGCCCGGTCTACTACGCCGACGGGCGCAAGGAGCCGGACTGCTACACCGACCCGCCGGAGCTGCACGACGCGCTCACCGGGCGGCTGGGCACGTTCCCGCTCTTCACCTACTGGGGGCCGACGGCCGGGCTGCCGTCGTCGCGGTGGATCTGCCAGGCGGCCGAGCAGATCCTCGCCGACGTGTCACCCGACCTGACGCTCGTCTACGTGCCGCACCTGGACTACGACCTGCAACGCTTCGGTCCCTCGTCGGCCCAGGCCGCCGCGGCGGCAGCGGAGCTGGACGCGGTGCTCGGCCCGCTCCTGGACGCCGCCCGGGCCCGGGACGCCACGGTTGTGGTGCTGTCGGAGTACGGCATCACCGACGTGTCCCGGCCGGTGGACGTCAACCGGTTGCTGCGCGCCGAGGGCCTGTTGCACGTGCACACCCAGGCGGGCATGGAGTACCTCGACCCGTGGACGTCGAAGGCGTTCGCGGTCGCCGACCACCAGATCGCGCACGTCTACGTGAAGGATCCGGCCGACGTGCCGGCCGTGGCGAAGCTCTGCGCCGGCCTGCCCGGGGTGGCCGAGGTGCTGGACGCCGAAGGCAAGGCCGCACACGGTCTGGACCATCCGCGCGCCGGTGAGCTGGTGCTGGTGGCCGAACCGGACGCCTGGTTCACCTACTACTACTGGCTGGACGACGCCCAGGCACCGGACTTCGCCCGGCTGGTGGAAATCCACCGCAAGCCGGGGTACGACCCGGCGGAGCTGTTCTTCGACCCGGCCAACCCCGGTGCCGCGAAGGCCCGCGCCGGTGTGGCGCTGGCCCGCAAGAAGCTCGGCATGCGGTACCTGATGAGCGCTGTCGGCCTGGACGCCGGCGCGCGGGCGGTGCGCGGCTCGCACGGGCGGCTGCCGGACGACCCGGCGGACGGCCCGGTGCTGCTCTGCTCCGACCCGACCGCGGCCCGGGACAAGATCGCGGCCACCGAGGTCAAGGCGTTGCTGCTGGAGCTGGCCGGGCTGAGCCCCGGCGGTGCGGGCGGGTCGGGGGAGGGCTCATGACTGTCACTGTCGCGCCCACCGACGCCAGCGAATTGCGGGCGCGCTTCGACGCGGAGCTGGCCGGGTTTCTCAGCCGGCAGGGCCCGGACTGGCCGGATGGAGCGCCGCGCGGCGTGTTCACCGCGCTCCAACGGTTCGTGCTGGCCGGTGGCAAGCGGTTACGACCGCTCTTCTGCTACTGGGGCTGGCGCGGCGCGGGGGCCGCGGACGGCACCCCGATCGTGGTGGCCGCGGCG belongs to Micromonospora ureilytica and includes:
- a CDS encoding TatD family hydrolase, yielding MRIFDPHIHMTSRTTDDYERMAAAGVRAVVEPAFWLGQPRTSAASFTDYFDSLIGWEPFRAGQFGVRHFATIALNPKEANDPRCRPVLDLLPRYLDKDAVVAVGEIGYDSMTPEEDEAFAAQLALAVAYELPALVHTPHRDKARGCERTLAVVAESGIDAGRVVVDHLNEVTVKLVRDSGCWLGFSIYPDTKMTPQRMVELLREYGTERMLVNSAADWGRSDPLLTRATGEAMLAAGFSDDDVDKVLWRNPVEFYGQSGRLDLSDLDVAAAVDPQTGNSILRGGS
- the eboE gene encoding metabolite traffic protein EboE, which encodes MRLRHAGGETVHLGYCTNVHPAEDLAGILGQLDTYAVPVREALGSDLLGLGLWLAAPVAAELAADPTLRRRLRTELDARGLEVVTLNGFPYAAFQAPVVKQDVYHPDWTTEQRLTYTLNLARVLADLLPDDAARGSISTLPLAWRQPWDTDRADAARRRLDQLAAGLATVQRDTGREVRIAFEPEPGCVVESTSQAAELLSGMDTDRLGVCLDLAHLACAWEEPAEALDRLRTAGLPVVKVQVSAAVEAADPEGGAEALRRWVEPRFLHQTRGAGCAGLADPADPTYAADDLDEALDKALPGPWRVHYHVPLHAPPEEPLGSTLPVLRAALRALFDGPTAGCDHLDVETYTWGVLPAARRPGTDAELAAGIAAELAFARDELVGLGLTTERTVSMGVTR
- a CDS encoding alkaline phosphatase family protein, with translation MSRRLVVLDVVGLTPRLLAHMPRLRGVADGGFRAELGTVLPAVTCSVQSTFLTGEPPSGHGIVGNGWYFRDLGEVLLWRQHNALVGGDKLWQAARRAEPGYTVANVCWWYAMGADVNWTVTPRPVYYADGRKEPDCYTDPPELHDALTGRLGTFPLFTYWGPTAGLPSSRWICQAAEQILADVSPDLTLVYVPHLDYDLQRFGPSSAQAAAAAAELDAVLGPLLDAARARDATVVVLSEYGITDVSRPVDVNRLLRAEGLLHVHTQAGMEYLDPWTSKAFAVADHQIAHVYVKDPADVPAVAKLCAGLPGVAEVLDAEGKAAHGLDHPRAGELVLVAEPDAWFTYYYWLDDAQAPDFARLVEIHRKPGYDPAELFFDPANPGAAKARAGVALARKKLGMRYLMSAVGLDAGARAVRGSHGRLPDDPADGPVLLCSDPTAARDKIAATEVKALLLELAGLSPGGAGGSGEGS